The genomic stretch CGTAGACCCAGATCGTGCCTTCGCCGATACCCACCCGGATGGGGTACTCCCCCACCGCGGCATGGCCGGAGGTCTCGGCCACCAGGCGGACGGTCTTCGTCTCGCCGGCCGGGATCAGCATCCGGTAGACCTCGCGATCATCGGCCTCGAACCGGATCTTCCAGTTGTCGGTGCCGCGGAACGTCCAGTAGTTGAGGAGGCACGTCCCGATATCGCCGCGGTTCGTGACCGCAAGGTCGAATACGGCGGTGTCGCCCGCCTCGATCACCTCGCCGGGGAAGTTGCACCGGATCTCCGTCTGCATCGTCCCGCCCTGTGCGGCGGTCGCTCCCGGGACGGCGGCCGAAGCGGCGAAGAAGAGCGCGAGGAGGAGGCATAGTGGGGATATTCTGCCGGTCATCGTCTCACCTGATATCCATCCGCATGAACTTCACGTAGGTCGCTGCGAAGAAGGCCGACGGGAAGACGATGAGCGCGGCGATGTTCATCCAGACCCGGCCGAGAGCACCGGCAAGCCCGGTCGCCTCTTCCGTTGCCGCGCCGTAAGGCGACGCAATCATTGAGGAAAGCTGTGGGTTCGTCACCGCTATCGCGACAGTGTAGTAGTTCATCTGCGGCGAGAGGAGGTTCGAGATATCGCTGATGAGCCTCTGTTTCTCGACATAGGTCTTCATTTCTTCTTCATATGCCTTCCACTCCGGGTCCTCGGTTCCGCCGTAGACCACGCTCTGCGAGACGCTGCTGGTGAAATACCCGCCGCTGCTCGCGACCCGCACGACTTCTTTGGGCATGGGACCCATCTCGGGCGGCTCGGGCGGGTCGCCCGCGAAAGCGTTCGCGGCCATCGCCCCGAACATGGGAAGGAGCGAGGAGACGGCGAAGAAGATAACCAGGGTGTAGATCAACGCGTTCCCGCTCTCTTTTGCGACCGTCGACATCATGAGCGCGACGGCGAAGTAGGCGAGCAGGAACCCGAGCGAGACCGCCCCGAAGACCAGGATGGCGGCAAACTCCTCCGCCGTCGGGACGACCGAGAAGAGGAGGAGCATGGCGATGGCAACGGCAAGAGCGAGCGCCATGGCGAACCCGAGCGCGGCGATGCCCCCGAGCGCCTTGCCGTTG from Methanoculleus chikugoensis encodes the following:
- a CDS encoding ABC transporter permease, with product MMALDRLLNVARKEFSDHITSRRFVIILGLLLVISTISIYDGIENYNNSLEAYTEQLRQMEEFDDPYRNWMPQKPSIMYVFISMMSYMTMLGGILAIAIGFDLVSKEKETRSLKTLLSHPVYRDEIINGKALGGIAALGFAMALALAVAIAMLLLFSVVPTAEEFAAILVFGAVSLGFLLAYFAVALMMSTVAKESGNALIYTLVIFFAVSSLLPMFGAMAANAFAGDPPEPPEMGPMPKEVVRVASSGGYFTSSVSQSVVYGGTEDPEWKAYEEEMKTYVEKQRLISDISNLLSPQMNYYTVAIAVTNPQLSSMIASPYGAATEEATGLAGALGRVWMNIAALIVFPSAFFAATYVKFMRMDIR